The following are encoded together in the Juglans microcarpa x Juglans regia isolate MS1-56 chromosome 2D, Jm3101_v1.0, whole genome shotgun sequence genome:
- the LOC121248449 gene encoding O-glucosyltransferase rumi homolog, which translates to MNVWRLYMKSAAGSSGILLISFVLLLGCSSVFIGLSDVAHSVTSSSSSASKPTLSTTSSSMYPKRNLDIPKNASKQIEIPLDCPAYDQTQTCPSNYPNILDPKEYRDHSSALTCPDYFRWIHEDLRPWAHTGITREMLERAKTTSTFRLIIVEGKVYVEKYRRAFQTRDVFTLWGILQMLRRNPGKVPNLELMFDCGDEPTIRKSNYQGPNATCPPPLFRYCGTDDKLDIPFPDWSFWGWPEINIKPWEILLKDIEEGNKKKRWMDREPYAYWKGNPEVSLSRHQLLKCNVSDTQDWNARIYVQDWKRESREGYKQSDLASQCTHRYKIYIEGIAWSVSEKYILACDSVSLLVKPHYHDFFTRSLMPLHHYWPARDDDKCRSIAFAVDWGNTHKQKAKGIGKAATKFVQEELKMEYVYDYMFHLLNEYAKLLTFNPIRPANAVELCAETIACPAQGLQKKFFMESMVKGPTYSSPCTMPPPYDASSLHAFLKRKESSIKQVELWEDNFWVNRTKQS; encoded by the exons AGTGTAACGAGCAGTAGTAGTTCAGCTTCGAAACCTACACTATCAACCACATCATCCTCCATGTACCCTAAAAGAAACCTCGATATCCCTAAAAATGCCTCCAAACAAATTGAGATACCACTCGATTGTCCAGCCTACGACCAGACACAAACTTGTCCTTCAAACTACCCAAACATCCTCGACCCCAAAGAATATCGCGACCATTCATCAGCCCTCACGTGTCCAGACTACTTCCGTTGGATCCACGAAGATCTACGGCCCTGGGCCCACACAGGGATCACAAGGGAGATGTTGGAGAGAGCTAAAACGACATCCACTTTTAGGCTGATCATAGTGGAGGGGAAGGTTTACGTGGAGAAATATCGTAGAGCGTTTCAGACAAGAGATGTTTTTACGCTGTGGGGGATCTTACAGATGCTACGGAGGAATCCAGGGAAAGTGCCAAACTTGGAGCTTATGTTTGATTGTGGCGATGAACCGACGATCAGGAAAAGCAATTATCAAGGGCCCAATGCCACGTGCCCACCGCCCCTCTTTCGTTATTGTGGGACTGATGATAAACTGGATATTCCTTTCCCAGATTGGTCCTTTTGGGGATG GCCTGAGATCAATATAAAGCCTTGGGAAATATTGTTGAAGGACATAGAAGAAGGAAACAAGAAGAAACGATGGATGGATAGGGAACCATATGCTTACTGGAAGGGTAATCCGGAGGTTTCTCTATCGAGGCATCAGCTCCTCAAATGTAATGTCTCGGACACTCAGGATTGGAATGCTCGCATATATGTCcag GATTGGAAGCGAGAATCACGGGAAGGGTACAAGCAATCGGACTTGGCTAGCCAATGCACTCATAG GTATAAGATTTATATTGAGGGCATTGCCTGGTCTGTGAGTGAAAAGTACATTCTTGCCTGCGATTCTGTTAGCTTACTGGTAAAGCCCCACTATCATGATTTCTTCACGAGAAGTTTGATGCCATTGCACCACTACTGGCCTGCAAGGGATGATGACAAGTGCAGATCTATTGCGTTTGCTGTCGACTGGGGCAACACCCACAAACaaaag GCGAAAGGAATTGGGAAGGCAGCCACTAAATTCGTTCAAGAGGAGCTGAAGATGGAATATGTCTATGATTACATGTTTCATCTTTTGAATGAGTATGCTAAGCTATTAACATTCAATCCCATTAGACCTGCAAATGCTGTTGAACTCTGTGCAGAGACAATAGCTTGCCCAGCACAAGGATTGCAGAAGAAATTCTTTATGGAATCAATGGTAAAAGGCCCCACATACTCAAGTCCATGCACCATGCCTCCTCCATATGATGCCTCGTCTCTTCATGCTTTCTTGAAGAGAAAGGAAAGCTCAATAAAACAAGTGGAATTATGGGAGGATAATTTTTGGGTAAATCGTACCAAGCAGTCTTAG